The region CCGAGAAGGTCGACGCCATCGCCGCGAAGGTGCCGCAGGCGATCCGTGACCGCGGCACCCTCGTGGTGGGCACCACCGGCAGCGGGAACCCGCCGCTCTCCTTCCGGGCGGACGACGACCGCACCGTCATCGGGGTCGAGCCCGACCTGGCCCAGCTCGTCGCCGACACCCTCGGGCTGAAGCTCGACCTGCAGCCGACCTCCTGGGAGAACCTCTTCCTGGCCGTGGAGTCCGGGCAGTACGACGCCGGCTTCTCGAACATCACGGTGACCGAGGAGCGCAAGGACAAGTACGACTTCGCCACCTACCGGGTGGACACCGTGTCCTTCGAGGCGACGAACGCCGGGAAGGTGCAGCGGATCGAGAAGCCGGCCGACATCTCCGGGCTCACCATCGGCGTGGGCTCGGGCACGAACCAGGAGCAGATCCTGGTCGACTGGAATGCGCAGAACGAGAAGGCGGGGCTCGCGCCGGCGACGATCCAGTACTACCAGAACGTCGGCGACTACTACCTCGCCCTCGACTCCGGCCGTCTCGACGCCTACTTCGGGCCGAACCCGGGCGTGGCGTACCACGTCGCAACCGGCGGCAAGACGAAGATCGTCGGCTCGGTCAACGGAGGCGGCGGCGGCGTGCAGGCCGACATCGCGGCGATGACCAAGAAGGACAACGGGCTGGTCACGGCGCTGAACGAGGCCCTGAACTCGGTGATCGCGAACGGGAAGTACACCGAGGTCCTCGGTCGCTGGAACCTGACGAACGAAGCGCTGCAGACCTCCGCCGTCAACCCGCCCGGCCTGCCGCGAAAGCCCGCGTCCTGATCGTCGGAGGAGCACTCATGAGCCGCCCCCTGCACCTCGCCGTCGAGCTCGACGGCGAGGGCGCCCATCCCGCCGCGTGGCGGCGGGCCTCGCACGCCCCCGCCGCGCTGCTCACCCCCGAGCGCGTCCGCGCGCTCGCCCAGGTCGCCGAGAACGCCGGCGCCACCCTCGCGACCTTCGACGACTCGCTGCTCCCGCCCGACGGGGTGGGGCCGGTCGGGCGGATCGGCGCGGTGGAGCGGGCCGCGTTCGCGGCGGTGCATACCAGCGTGCTCGGCCTCGCGCCCGTCGTGTCCACGACGTACTCCGAGCCGTTCCACGTCTCGTCGCAGCTCGCCTCGCTCGACTTCGCCGCCACCGGCCGGGCCGCCTGGCTCGTCGCGGCGACGGCCGACCCGGCGGCCGCCCGCTCCCTGGGGCGCCCGACCGTGGAGGGCGAGGAGGCGCTGCGCCGCGAGGCCCGCGACGCCGGGCGGGTGGCCCGGGACCTGTGGGATTCCTGGGAGGACGACGCCGCCGTCCGCGACGTCGACACCGGGCGCTACCTGGACCGGGACAAGCTGCACTACATCGATTTCGTCGGCGAGACGTACACGGTCAAGGGCCCGGCGATCGTGCCCCGGCCGCCGCAGGGGCAGCTCGTCGTGCTCGCGCCGGCGGGTCTGCTGCCTGCGGGCGCGGCCGACGTCGAGCTGGTGGAGGGCCGGTCCGTCGCGGACCTCGCCGGCGACGGCCCCGGCCTGCGGTTCGCCGAGGTCGAGATCGCCCTCGACACCCCGGCCCACACCGCCGCGGAGCGGCTGGCCGACCTGGACCGGCACGCGCCGTGGGCGGCCGGTCCGCGGCTGCGGTACGCCGGTCCGCCCGGCGGGCTGATGGCGCTGTTGGAGGAGCTCGCCGGAGTGGTCGACGGGGTCCGGCTGCGCCCCGCGGTCCTCGACGAGGACCTCCCGGAGCTGTCCGCCCGGGTACTCCCGGCCCTGTTCCGGTCCGGTACCGCCGCGCGGCCGCAGCCGGGGACCTCGCTCCGCACGACCCTCGGGCTGACCCGCCCCGCCAGCCGGTTCGCCCGGCACCTCACCCCCGTGGAGGGCACCGCATGAGCAGCACCGACTACCCGCGCCCGCACGCCCAGCTGCACCTCGGGGTGTTCTTCCAGGGCGTCAACCACTGGACGATCTGGTCGCTGCCCGAGAGTGGCTCGCAGATCGACTTCTCGTCGTTCCGCCGGATGATCGGCACGGCGGAGCGTGGCCTGTTCGACGCGTTCTTCCTCGGTGAGGGGCTGCGGCTGCGGGAGTCCGGCGGGAAGATCCACGATCTCGACGTGGCCGGGCGGCCGGACGCGATCACGCAGCTGGCCGCGCTGGCCGGCCTCACGTCCCGGATCGGGCTGGTGGCCACGCAGAACACCACCTACAACGAGCCGGCCGACCTCGCCCGGCGGCTCTCCGGCCTGGACCTGCTCTCGAACGGCCGGGCGGGGTGGAACGTGGTGACCACCGACAACGCCTGGACCGGCGAGAACTTCCGGCGCGGCGGCTACCTCGACCACGCCGACCGGTACGTGCGCGCCGAGCAGTTCCTCACCGTGGCCCGGCAGATCTGGGACTCGTGGGACA is a window of Pseudonocardia sp. T1-2H DNA encoding:
- a CDS encoding ABC transporter substrate-binding protein; the protein is MSRIPRPLRHLRLAAVALLVPVLAAVACSGPDPDRAAAPPSAAGAAVNTSPEQNQVRAEKVDAIAAKVPQAIRDRGTLVVGTTGSGNPPLSFRADDDRTVIGVEPDLAQLVADTLGLKLDLQPTSWENLFLAVESGQYDAGFSNITVTEERKDKYDFATYRVDTVSFEATNAGKVQRIEKPADISGLTIGVGSGTNQEQILVDWNAQNEKAGLAPATIQYYQNVGDYYLALDSGRLDAYFGPNPGVAYHVATGGKTKIVGSVNGGGGGVQADIAAMTKKDNGLVTALNEALNSVIANGKYTEVLGRWNLTNEALQTSAVNPPGLPRKPAS
- a CDS encoding LLM class flavin-dependent oxidoreductase, which translates into the protein MSRPLHLAVELDGEGAHPAAWRRASHAPAALLTPERVRALAQVAENAGATLATFDDSLLPPDGVGPVGRIGAVERAAFAAVHTSVLGLAPVVSTTYSEPFHVSSQLASLDFAATGRAAWLVAATADPAAARSLGRPTVEGEEALRREARDAGRVARDLWDSWEDDAAVRDVDTGRYLDRDKLHYIDFVGETYTVKGPAIVPRPPQGQLVVLAPAGLLPAGAADVELVEGRSVADLAGDGPGLRFAEVEIALDTPAHTAAERLADLDRHAPWAAGPRLRYAGPPGGLMALLEELAGVVDGVRLRPAVLDEDLPELSARVLPALFRSGTAARPQPGTSLRTTLGLTRPASRFARHLTPVEGTA